One genomic region from Oculatellaceae cyanobacterium encodes:
- a CDS encoding esterase-like activity of phytase family protein: MAKAKYRLSTLSFSLFISALTFIVSAKSAKAINLVNTLTIPGGSADLSPLNGGNGGANINRLGGFFSDHYYDRYQNVYYGLVDRGPGGGVIPYESRVQKFSVDVNKTTGAIGGFNLLDTIKFQNNGNSYNGLNPTRLNGNASILGLSLDSEGFSVAPNGNFYVSDEYGPSVYEFRPDGSFLQAFNTPSNLIPQQSDGTINYVDGRPIITSGRQDNRGFEGLTLSPDGSKLFAMLQDPLVNEGDTNEGRRSRNLRIVEYDTKTGESLAQYIYQVESIADINDRIPGTTNDFTATAQGRNIGISSITALNDNEFLVIERDNRGVGEADPTSINPVGSKRVYKIDLTGATDVSNISLAGSNTLPSEVVPVSKSLFLDIAAALQGVGQIIPEKLEGLTIGPKLTDGSYALLVGSDNDFSVTQNSSNTQFDVCTDGTQVAIDSGCQNGSSLIPTYLYSFKASSTELAGYVVPSKVPEPTATAGLVLLGLAAISLKRKPA, from the coding sequence ATGGCTAAAGCAAAGTATCGTCTTTCTACATTGAGTTTTTCCCTGTTTATCTCTGCTCTAACTTTCATAGTTAGTGCTAAGTCAGCAAAAGCTATTAATCTAGTTAATACTCTAACAATTCCAGGGGGAAGTGCAGATTTATCGCCGCTTAATGGGGGTAATGGCGGTGCCAATATCAACCGTTTAGGTGGATTTTTTTCGGATCATTACTACGATCGCTATCAAAATGTGTACTATGGTCTTGTTGATCGAGGCCCTGGTGGTGGCGTTATTCCCTACGAATCACGGGTACAAAAGTTCTCTGTTGATGTCAACAAAACTACTGGCGCGATCGGTGGCTTCAATTTACTCGATACTATTAAGTTTCAAAACAACGGTAACAGTTACAACGGGTTGAATCCAACAAGACTAAACGGCAATGCGAGTATTTTAGGTCTTAGTCTCGACTCAGAGGGATTTTCGGTTGCTCCTAACGGCAATTTTTATGTATCCGATGAATACGGGCCTTCTGTATATGAATTTCGTCCAGATGGTTCATTCCTACAGGCATTTAACACTCCGAGCAATTTAATTCCTCAACAAAGCGACGGTACTATTAATTATGTTGATGGTCGTCCAATTATCACCAGTGGTCGCCAGGATAACCGAGGGTTTGAAGGGTTGACGCTGAGTCCTGATGGCTCAAAACTATTTGCAATGCTGCAAGACCCCTTAGTTAATGAAGGTGACACCAATGAAGGTCGCCGTAGCCGTAACTTGAGAATTGTTGAGTATGATACAAAGACGGGTGAAAGTCTAGCCCAGTATATCTACCAGGTAGAAAGCATTGCAGATATAAATGACCGCATCCCAGGAACTACAAATGATTTTACTGCTACGGCTCAAGGTCGTAATATTGGCATTAGCTCTATTACAGCACTAAATGACAATGAGTTTTTGGTGATTGAGCGCGACAATCGTGGTGTGGGTGAAGCAGATCCTACAAGCATCAACCCAGTTGGTAGCAAAAGAGTTTATAAGATTGATCTGACAGGTGCAACTGATGTTAGTAATATTAGCTTGGCAGGCAGCAACACTTTGCCAAGCGAGGTAGTACCTGTTAGTAAGTCCTTGTTTCTAGACATTGCGGCTGCTTTGCAAGGTGTTGGGCAGATCATTCCAGAAAAGCTTGAGGGTTTGACAATTGGCCCTAAACTTACAGATGGTTCTTATGCACTGTTAGTTGGTAGTGATAACGACTTTAGCGTTACTCAAAATAGCTCCAATACACAGTTTGATGTTTGCACAGATGGCACACAGGTAGCTATTGATAGCGGTTGTCAAAATGGATCAAGTTTGATTCCTACCTATCTTTACTCGTTTAAGGCTAGTAGTACAGAGTTAGCAGGATACGTTGTGCCAAGTAAGGTGCCAGAACCAACGGCTACTGCTGGGTTAGTGCTTTTAGGTTTGGCGGCTATATCTCTCAAGAGAAAGCCAGCTTAA
- a CDS encoding DUF3318 domain-containing protein, whose translation MSELRRLKTLLPPELQSWVSVEGTTEVNPPLVRCEEIGKDQVEIQIDLVKWDQLALDQRNLLFWHEVARIQNDTIPREGWEMAALAIGLGGAVGELWVQDGLLLLLALVLCGVSGYRLYQKNNGERNFKEVAEADEKAIALATRFGYTLPNAYKSLGSALKTLIEITPNKRQRSKYETRLQALRRSASKAKSKVKGSREGFE comes from the coding sequence ATGAGCGAACTCCGGCGTTTAAAAACTCTTTTACCGCCAGAGTTACAAAGCTGGGTAAGTGTGGAGGGAACTACAGAGGTAAATCCACCTCTAGTGCGTTGTGAAGAAATTGGTAAAGATCAGGTAGAAATTCAAATTGACTTGGTGAAATGGGATCAACTAGCCCTCGATCAAAGAAATTTGCTGTTTTGGCATGAAGTCGCCCGTATTCAAAATGACACCATCCCTAGAGAAGGTTGGGAAATGGCAGCACTTGCCATTGGCTTAGGTGGTGCAGTCGGTGAACTTTGGGTGCAAGATGGCTTACTACTGTTATTGGCATTAGTACTTTGTGGCGTTTCAGGGTATCGCCTCTACCAAAAAAATAATGGTGAGCGAAACTTTAAAGAAGTAGCAGAAGCAGACGAAAAAGCGATCGCGCTAGCAACCCGCTTTGGTTACACACTTCCCAACGCCTACAAAAGTCTCGGCAGTGCCTTGAAAACCTTAATTGAAATCACTCCTAATAAACGTCAACGCAGCAAATACGAAACCCGTCTGCAAGCTCTCCGACGCAGTGCTTCTAAAGCTAAATCTAAGGTCAAAGGATCGCGGGAAGGTTTTGAGTAA
- a CDS encoding glutathione S-transferase family protein — MGLGLLIGGKWVSEREQEDSQGKFIRPVTTFRNKITADGSSGFKAEAGRYHLYISWACPWAHRTAIMRKLKGLEDVIGMSVVHPEIYENSWEFSSTDPGSIPDTVNNANALWEIYLKADPNYEGRVTVPVLWDKQTNTIVNNESREIIRMLDTEFAALAKSDVNFYPEDLREVIDQTIDTIYQPINNGVYRAGFATSQTAYEEGLTDLFNALDHWDEVLGKQRYLCGDRITEADWCIFTTLLRFDVVYYGHFKCNLRHIWDYPNLWNYFKELYQVPGVKETCNIDHIKRHYYKSHNKINPTRIVPKGPEIDFGTPHNRAQKVAVAAV, encoded by the coding sequence ATGGGTTTAGGTCTTCTTATCGGCGGTAAATGGGTATCTGAACGTGAACAAGAAGATTCCCAAGGTAAATTCATCCGACCTGTAACAACTTTCCGCAACAAAATAACTGCTGATGGTTCTAGTGGCTTTAAAGCTGAGGCTGGACGCTATCATCTGTATATTTCTTGGGCTTGTCCTTGGGCGCACCGCACCGCCATTATGCGGAAGTTGAAAGGACTAGAAGATGTTATTGGGATGTCAGTTGTTCACCCAGAAATATATGAAAATAGCTGGGAATTTTCATCAACTGATCCAGGGTCTATTCCCGATACGGTAAATAATGCTAACGCCCTTTGGGAAATATATCTCAAAGCAGATCCCAACTATGAAGGGCGAGTAACAGTTCCGGTACTTTGGGATAAACAAACTAACACGATAGTTAATAATGAATCCCGTGAAATTATTCGGATGTTGGATACAGAGTTTGCGGCTTTGGCTAAATCAGATGTAAACTTCTATCCCGAAGATTTACGGGAAGTTATTGACCAGACTATCGACACAATCTATCAACCAATTAATAATGGTGTCTATCGCGCAGGATTCGCTACCTCTCAAACGGCTTATGAAGAAGGTTTAACCGACTTATTTAATGCCTTGGATCACTGGGATGAAGTGTTAGGAAAGCAGCGTTACCTGTGTGGCGATCGCATCACTGAAGCAGACTGGTGTATATTTACCACACTATTACGCTTTGATGTCGTCTACTACGGTCACTTCAAATGTAACCTCCGCCACATTTGGGACTATCCCAATCTGTGGAACTACTTTAAAGAACTCTACCAAGTACCAGGAGTCAAAGAAACCTGCAACATTGACCACATTAAGCGGCACTACTACAAGAGCCATAATAAAATCAATCCCACTCGGATTGTCCCCAAGGGGCCAGAAATTGATTTTGGCACACCACACAATCGCGCCCAAAAAGTTGCTGTTGCAGCAGTCTGA
- a CDS encoding Uma2 family endonuclease translates to MAVEINVMTVFTLTLPHTLTLTDEQFFELCQNNRDYQFERTASGELIIMPPTGSETGRRNARVTQRLLNWADTDGTGVAFDSSTGFKLPNGAELSPDASWVKKERWEALTPEQQARFAPICPDFVVELCSLSDSLEKTRAKMREYIDNGARLGWMLNRKNQQVEIYRPSTEVEILQSPTTISGEDVLPGFVLNLKDIL, encoded by the coding sequence ATGGCTGTGGAAATCAATGTTATGACAGTCTTCACCTTAACCTTACCACATACTTTAACCCTGACAGATGAGCAATTTTTTGAGCTTTGTCAGAATAACCGCGATTATCAATTTGAGCGTACAGCATCAGGAGAATTGATTATTATGCCACCCACAGGTAGCGAAACTGGCAGACGCAATGCTAGAGTAACTCAGCGATTGTTAAATTGGGCAGATACAGATGGTACTGGAGTTGCCTTTGACTCTTCAACTGGGTTTAAATTACCAAATGGTGCAGAGCTTTCTCCTGATGCTTCTTGGGTTAAAAAAGAAAGATGGGAAGCTTTAACCCCTGAACAACAAGCAAGATTTGCTCCAATATGTCCTGATTTTGTGGTGGAATTATGTTCTCTTAGTGATTCACTAGAAAAAACCCGCGCCAAAATGAGGGAATATATTGACAACGGCGCTAGATTGGGATGGATGCTTAATCGCAAAAATCAGCAGGTGGAAATTTATCGCCCTAGTACTGAAGTTGAGATATTACAATCTCCCACAACTATATCAGGGGAGGATGTATTACCAGGATTTGTATTGAATCTTAAAGATATTCTTTGA
- a CDS encoding retropepsin-like domain-containing protein, producing the protein MSRIPSKEESREMLQWLNRNRRQLNLYAHQYIAYNANGIICHSENLREALNFAEASGEIYSIYLVPGFTESIVILPISFRTVSRHEWQPDYQIILQHKDSVINATMVVDSGADFSVISLKAGQDLGYALADGETILVGQTIGGKVEYVLRQIQMNIDGYIFIAPVAWIQNNTADVMLLGREVVFDKFNIEFKQAEEQIIFRWRE; encoded by the coding sequence ATGAGTAGAATACCTTCAAAAGAAGAAAGCCGAGAAATGTTGCAATGGCTAAACCGCAACCGTCGGCAATTAAATCTGTATGCTCATCAATACATTGCTTACAATGCTAATGGAATTATTTGTCACAGCGAAAATTTGCGAGAAGCTTTAAATTTTGCTGAAGCTTCAGGAGAAATTTATTCAATTTATTTAGTCCCTGGATTTACAGAATCAATTGTAATTTTACCAATTTCTTTTCGTACAGTCAGCCGCCATGAATGGCAGCCAGATTATCAGATAATTTTGCAACATAAAGACTCGGTAATCAATGCCACGATGGTAGTAGATTCAGGAGCAGATTTTAGTGTAATTTCTTTGAAAGCTGGTCAAGATTTGGGCTATGCTTTAGCTGATGGAGAGACAATATTAGTAGGACAGACAATAGGAGGAAAGGTCGAGTATGTTTTAAGACAGATTCAAATGAATATTGATGGATACATTTTTATTGCTCCTGTTGCATGGATACAAAATAATACCGCAGATGTGATGCTTTTGGGGAGAGAGGTTGTATTTGATAAGTTTAATATTGAGTTTAAACAAGCTGAGGAGCAGATTATTTTTAGATGGCGCGAGTAG